In the genome of Deinococcus aetherius, the window TGAGCTTCGACGAGGGCCTGTCGGTCGTGGCCGAGGCTTACGTGCCGTGGGCGTACCGCCTGCGCGACCGCTGGGTGAACTTCGTGGTCCACGGCAGGTTCACCCTGACCGGCGAGATGATCGGCCCGCACCAGGAGGGCGGCCCGCGCGCGGTGCGCCTGACCTTCGGGAGTGAGCCGGCGGCCCTCGAGCGCTACAACGACCGCGACCTTCAACTGCGTATCCTGAGGGGTGCCAAGTCGCTCCTGCGCGTGGCACCTGGCGACGTGTGGAACGACATGGGCCTGGGCTGGTTCGCCGCTGCCCACCACACGCGCGACTTCGCCTTCGTGCTGGAGGTCGGGGAGCCCGAGGTGTTTCTCCAGGCGCCCGACGCACCTGCCCGCGCCCGGCTGTTCGGGGAGGCGGCCCGGCTCCACGCCGAGAATCTCGAGGAGTACGGCCGCCACTGCCTGCACACGGACGGTGCCCTGGGGGAGGCCGGTCCCGCAGTGAGCCGACTGCTCGGCTTCAACGTGCTGTACCGGGAGGACACCGGGCGGCGCTACGTGATCACCGACCGGCCGTGGGCTCGCGGTGAGGACGACTGGGGCATCCTGTTCAACTGGGACACCTTCCTCAGCTCGGCGGCGGCGGCCTGGTTCGACCCCGACCTCAGCCGGGAGAACCTGCGCTCGGGCCTCGACTTGCAACTGCCCGATGGCCGCATTCCCCTGCACGCGCGCAGGACGGGCGGCCACGCCGCGGAGCCGCCCATCCTCGCCGGTCGCCACCAGATCATCGTGCAGGCCCTCACCGCGTGGCGAAGTTACCTGCACCACCTCGACCGGGCGTGGCTCGGGGAGGTGTACCCGGCGCTCGTGCGTTCCCACCGCTGGTGGTTCGCCGACCGCGGCGACGGTCAGGCGTGGCGCGACCCGGCCGGGCGCGGCCTGCTGACCTTCGGCTACGACCCCGAACTCGAGATGGGCGTGATCGGCGCCCGGCACCAGCCCTACGTCGCCAAGGCCCAGTACGCCTACTTCGAGACGTACGACGACAGCCCCCAGTGGACGACCGGGGAGCACTTCCGCTCCCTGCGCGGCAAGGACCGCTTCACCGCCGACCAGGCGGCCGACCGCGCCCGTTACGACGAGCGCACCCACACGGTGGACATGTACACGCTCGAGCGCAACTGCCTGTACGCGCTGGAGAGCGAGTGCCTGGCCCAGATCGCGGCCGAACTCGGCTTCGAGGCGGATCGACGCGACTTTCTCGAGGAATACGCGGCCATGAAGGCGCGGATCAACGAGACGATGTGGGACGATGAGGCGGGCTGCTACTTCAATGTCACCCTGGACGGCCGCTTCTCGCGGGTGTACACCCCGGACGTCTTCTTGCCCCTCACGGCTGGTCTCACGGACGGGGAGCGCGCGGATAAACTGCTGCGGTTGTTACTTGACGAGTCGAAGTTCTGGGGCGAGTTCCCGCTGCCGTCGGTGGCCAAGGACGACCCGAGCTTCGCCGAGCAGCACTACTGGCGCGGGCAAATCTGGCCGCCGCAAGTCTACCTGGTCTTCCTGGGTTTGCGCCGCGCGGGCTTCACGGAGGCCGCCGAGGCCCTGGCCGACCGCGCTCTCGCCATGTTCCTGGGGGAGTGGCGAGAGCGTGGCTATTCCCCGGAGAACTACAGCAGCGTAACCGGGCGCAGCGCGGGCTCACCGCACTACAACTGGGGCACCCTGATGGGCGTGGTGGGCCTGGAGTCGTGCCTCGACCTCACGCCGGGACACGCGCGCTTCGGCCGCCGGGGGGACGCAGACTACACCCTGCGCAACGTGCGGCTGGGTGAGGACGTGTACGACGTGACCGGCCGGGGCGGCGTGACCACCGTGTTCAGGAACGGCACCGAGGTGGCCCGGGGACGGGGGATCGTCGAGGTTGACCGCGAATCGGCCCCCAGCCACTCACCGCCCGACGTGACGGCGTGAATCGAGGCGCAAAATCAGCTATAAAGGGTTCTGGCAACTTAGCAGGACTTTGTCAGTCAGGGACGGCGCTCAGCCGCCCCTCGCCGTGGTGACCGATCCTGGCGGGCGTGCCCGTCCCTCACAACTGGCAGCAGCCTGAACTGGCCCAGTTCTTAGGGCAAAGCTGACTGGAGGTTCGACTCAGGGGGAGTGTACGGCTGCGGGTGGGGTGGGGGCTGAGCCCACCGCTGGGCGAACTCGTCCGGGGTGAGGTAGGCCAGAGAAGAATGCGGCCTGGCGCCGTTGTAGAACGTTCGCCAGTCATCGAGCAGCACCTGGGCGTGCCGGGCGGAGTGAAAGACGTCCAGGTTCAGCAACTCGTCCCTCAAGCGGGCGTGGAAGCTCTCTGCCACGCCGTTTTGCCAGGGTTTCCCGGGGTCGATGTACCGAGTGCCGACCTCCTGCATGGCCAGCCAGATCCCCCGGTCGTGGGCGATGAATTCCAGGCCGTTATCGCTGCGGATGAACGCAGGAACGCCCCGTTCTCGCATCATTTCGACCAGGACGGCTTTCACGTCGGCGGACGTAAAAGCTGTCCCACAACGGAGGGCGAGCGATTGCCGGGTGAACTCATCCGTGAGGGTCAGGATTTTCAGGGGTTGTCCGGTCAGGGTCTGGTCAAAGACGAAATCGTAGGTCCACACCTGATTCGGCCGCTCGGCCCGCAGGGGAAGGGGCTGCCCGGTGCGGATTTTTCGGGTCTTGCGGTTCACCTGGACGCCTTCCCGGCGCAGCGTGGCGTGAACCCGGCGGCATCCCCAGCGGCGATGCTCGTGGGCCAACGTCTTGATCCGTTGCCTGAGCCTTTCGTCATGCCGAGGATGGGGGCGGTAGGACAGCGACGAGCGGGGTAGGCCCACCAACTCGCACGCCCGCTGCTGTCGGATGTGTTTGTGAACCAGGAACTGTGCGGCCTCCCGGCGCCCTTAGGGCCGTCACCGCTTTTTTGAAAGCAACTCCTTCATCCCTTCCAGCTCCAGGCGCTGCTGGCCCACCAGCTTGAGGAGCCGCTCGTTCTCGCGTTCCAACTGACGGAGCCGCCGGGTTTCAATCATCGTGGCGTCGCCGTATTTGGCCTTCCAGGTGGAGAAGGAGGCCGTGCTGCACCCGGCCTCCCGGCACAACTCCTCGATGGGCTTTTCGCCCTTTTTGGCGTCTTGGAGCAGCCCTAAGATCTGTTCCTCACTGAACTTCCGCTGTTTCATGGGTCATCCTCGCTTTCGGGCGGGGGTCAGGGGAAGTCCCCCATCCCCGTCGGGGAGCGAGCCGATGATCTCCAGTCACTTTTGCCCTGTTTTTGGGGGGCAGACCAATCCCGAAACGGTCGGTTCCTGCCACAAACTAAACCCTAAGAAATTGCTGACGGAATCGTCATTCTCATCTTCCGGCGACCAAAGAGGAGACGAATAGGACGGGAGGCGAGGCAATGGCGAGTGAAACGCGGGACAGCATCAATGACATCTGGGGAGAACGGACCCCGCATGGGCCTGGGCAGGCGTGGCCCGTTCGGGTGGACGAGCGGGTTTCGGAAACACCCGAGCGCTGGGTGCGGGGCACCTGCGTGCTCTGCTCCAACGGCTGCGGCCTCGATATCGGGGTGAAGGACGGCAAGATCGTCGGTGTGCGGGGGCTTGCCACCGACGTGACGAACAAGGGCCGACTGGGGCCCAAGGGCCTGCACGGCTGGGTAGCGAACAACAGCGAGGACCGCCTGAAAAGGCCG includes:
- a CDS encoding amylo-alpha-1,6-glucosidase, whose protein sequence is MIRFGAFDPLHPLGVVSVANGEHIFGLRLLTQDHQSGEVVDGRALDWSTLRVGEVADGLYNVCWTVAGKAAHLSWSRVDERRVYGKVSFDEGLSVVAEAYVPWAYRLRDRWVNFVVHGRFTLTGEMIGPHQEGGPRAVRLTFGSEPAALERYNDRDLQLRILRGAKSLLRVAPGDVWNDMGLGWFAAAHHTRDFAFVLEVGEPEVFLQAPDAPARARLFGEAARLHAENLEEYGRHCLHTDGALGEAGPAVSRLLGFNVLYREDTGRRYVITDRPWARGEDDWGILFNWDTFLSSAAAAWFDPDLSRENLRSGLDLQLPDGRIPLHARRTGGHAAEPPILAGRHQIIVQALTAWRSYLHHLDRAWLGEVYPALVRSHRWWFADRGDGQAWRDPAGRGLLTFGYDPELEMGVIGARHQPYVAKAQYAYFETYDDSPQWTTGEHFRSLRGKDRFTADQAADRARYDERTHTVDMYTLERNCLYALESECLAQIAAELGFEADRRDFLEEYAAMKARINETMWDDEAGCYFNVTLDGRFSRVYTPDVFLPLTAGLTDGERADKLLRLLLDESKFWGEFPLPSVAKDDPSFAEQHYWRGQIWPPQVYLVFLGLRRAGFTEAAEALADRALAMFLGEWRERGYSPENYSSVTGRSAGSPHYNWGTLMGVVGLESCLDLTPGHARFGRRGDADYTLRNVRLGEDVYDVTGRGGVTTVFRNGTEVARGRGIVEVDRESAPSHSPPDVTA
- a CDS encoding IS3 family transposase, encoding MGLPRSSLSYRPHPRHDERLRQRIKTLAHEHRRWGCRRVHATLRREGVQVNRKTRKIRTGQPLPLRAERPNQVWTYDFVFDQTLTGQPLKILTLTDEFTRQSLALRCGTAFTSADVKAVLVEMMRERGVPAFIRSDNGLEFIAHDRGIWLAMQEVGTRYIDPGKPWQNGVAESFHARLRDELLNLDVFHSARHAQVLLDDWRTFYNGARPHSSLAYLTPDEFAQRWAQPPPHPQPYTPPESNLQSALP
- a CDS encoding transposase; the encoded protein is MKQRKFSEEQILGLLQDAKKGEKPIEELCREAGCSTASFSTWKAKYGDATMIETRRLRQLERENERLLKLVGQQRLELEGMKELLSKKR